CTCGCAGAATTTATTGCGAAGCCCATTCACATGCGTGTGATCGATGCCGGCAAGCCGCCACAGCTTGCTGAAAGCGACGAAGCTCATCCCCAGGGCAGGCGACCGGCCGAGCATCCCCCAGCCATTGCGATGACCGTGGATCGGCACCTGTGAGTGCGCACGCAGAACCTTCATCGCCGGCAGGCCGATAGAGTTCATGCTCACCATGACACATAGTCCGCCTTCAGCGACGACGTGGTCGTGACGCCGCAGCATCTCGTCGATCTCACCGGTCAGATTCGGCGCGTACATCACGTTCTTCCCTGTCCGCTCCGCGAACTCCCGCAAGACGTGCATCACCGCCGAGACGCGAGCCATAAACGAACAGTGTGCACCATCAGTCTGCAGTTCATCATCCTTGATGAAATCGATGCCTGCTTCCGCCAGCACACGTACCTGCGCCGCCGTGGCCTGCGGATCCATGCCGATGCTGGGTTTAATGATGGTGCCGATCAGCGGCCGCTCATACACGCCTGACAGAGCCCGCGTACCGCTGACACCAAACTGCGGCCCCCGATACCGCGAAAGAAATTCAGCCGGCAGTTCCAGATCCAGAAGCTTCAACCCGGAGAACGCCTTCAACTCCGAAAGATTGCCGGCAACAGTAGATAGAAGATTGGGCAGTGAGGGGCCAATATTCTCAAGCGGCCATGAGAGCGTGACCTCGGCCGTGCGTCGAACCCCATCCCAGTTCTTTGGTGTTCCGGCGCCTGGCAGCGACGGAGCAGCAACCGGTTCTCCCTCAGCGATGAGTTCGACCTGTGCGGCGAAGCGCTCGCGCAATGCCTGCGTCTCTCCAGGAACACGAAGAAACGTTCCCGTGGACTGCTCACCGGCCATGGTCTCCGCTGCCTGCTCCGGCGGAAAGGCTGTTTCGATGAAGTAACGCGCACAGATGCGCGGATGAGTGCTCACTCCGACGTCTCCTCAACCGCGATAAAAATAGCTCGTATAGCGTTCATTGTCGATACGGTAAAGCGGTACAAAGACCGCATCCCGGCCCGCGTACCGTTCGGTATAGGCCTGCGGACCCGCCGCCTTCAGATTGGATGGCAGCGGCAGCTTTGCGTGTGCCTCGACTGCGGGAATATTCAGCGCAACATACTGCACCGGTCCGCGCATCAAAGCGACCACATCCGGGTTCCGGTCATCGATGCTTTCGGTGCGGAACTCCTGCGGAAGCATCAGCTCCACGCGATCCCCTGCTTTCCACCGGCGACGCAGCGCATAGAACGTTCCGGCGGAAGCATTGGCCGTCTCCACCTTTCCGTTCACGCGGATGGTTGCGGGACGCTGCAACCAGCCGGGAATGCGAAGGTGTAATGCAAAGGTCGCCTCCCGGGAAGGATTCACGATGAGCATCACGTGATCGTCAACCGGATACTGCGTCTCCTGGGTCAAAACAACAGCAACATCCTTTATCTGAGTCTGTACGCGCGACGGCGTATACAACGTGACATATAAGCCGTCGTCGGCACCGAAGTAGATGTTGAGCGGATAGTCCGCCACGGTCTGCACCAGCGTGCCGGAGCAGCAGGGCCACTTCTGCTTGTAGTAGACCTTGTCCGTGTAGGGCGAGTAGGTGGAGTAATACGGATAGCGGCCCTCTGAGTCCGGCCGCTTCACACCAAGGATGGTATTGAAGAGAACACGCTCCAGGTTGTCAGCATACGCCGTGTCTTGCGGAACTCCGGTCCGCAGCAGATATCGCGCCAGCTTGGTTGCGGCATAAGCGCCACAGGGAGTCTCAAAGTGATCGACCGTAGTGCTGAGTGATGCATACAACTCACCA
This genomic window from Terriglobus albidus contains:
- a CDS encoding ribulose-bisphosphate carboxylase large subunit family protein, yielding MSTHPRICARYFIETAFPPEQAAETMAGEQSTGTFLRVPGETQALRERFAAQVELIAEGEPVAAPSLPGAGTPKNWDGVRRTAEVTLSWPLENIGPSLPNLLSTVAGNLSELKAFSGLKLLDLELPAEFLSRYRGPQFGVSGTRALSGVYERPLIGTIIKPSIGMDPQATAAQVRVLAEAGIDFIKDDELQTDGAHCSFMARVSAVMHVLREFAERTGKNVMYAPNLTGEIDEMLRRHDHVVAEGGLCVMVSMNSIGLPAMKVLRAHSQVPIHGHRNGWGMLGRSPALGMSFVAFSKLWRLAGIDHTHVNGLRNKFCESDESVIASARSCLTPMFPEPLSGCEVMPVFSSGQSARQAPDTYKALGCTDLIYACGGGIMGHPGGPAAGVCSLQQAWQAAVKGIPLAEFASRHQELAQALELFGA